A genomic stretch from Dehalococcoidia bacterium includes:
- a CDS encoding heterodisulfide reductase-related iron-sulfur binding cluster, with product MTADGETTRAGREKLRMDTPAAFSVPDRYSTTKAGRPKLELDISEAAVSAGADESVLVLDDAAWERVIVATGGAAAPCFQCGVCTAICPWGLVRPEPVVIRRLLREAQLGAPGWEEALWLCTSCRQCALQCPRGVDVPGVIRSLRALAWREGKAPAGLPTLLWNIYWDGNPYGRPPSQRTAWMKDAPLPTFAPDQDILLYIGCAGNYDRRIQKVVRAVVTALRAADVAFGVLGDDEPCCGEAARSVGQVAFADALAAEGSRLFRERGVRTVVTISPHCLEQFVRHYDMPEGFRAVHYTAYLRELLEAGRLKLAGAVAERVTFQDPCYLGRGLGDYESPRHVLMSVPGVELVEMAHSREDSICCGGGGGRMWMETPASQRFAALRVQEAVAAGAEVLATACPNCISCIEDALPPGGGLRVADVAELVAQSLTASELAARERTT from the coding sequence ATGACAGCCGACGGAGAGACCACCCGGGCGGGACGCGAGAAGCTGCGCATGGATACGCCCGCAGCGTTCTCCGTGCCCGATCGGTATTCGACGACGAAGGCCGGGAGGCCGAAGTTGGAGCTGGATATCTCCGAGGCGGCGGTCTCCGCCGGCGCCGACGAGAGCGTGCTCGTGTTGGATGACGCGGCGTGGGAGCGGGTCATCGTGGCAACCGGCGGCGCCGCTGCGCCGTGCTTCCAGTGCGGGGTGTGCACCGCCATCTGTCCATGGGGGCTCGTGCGACCGGAGCCCGTCGTCATCCGCCGCCTCTTGCGCGAAGCGCAGCTCGGCGCCCCGGGATGGGAGGAGGCCCTGTGGCTCTGCACGTCGTGTCGACAGTGCGCGCTCCAGTGTCCCCGCGGGGTCGATGTTCCGGGGGTCATCCGTTCGCTCCGGGCGCTGGCGTGGCGAGAGGGTAAGGCTCCCGCCGGCCTTCCCACGCTCCTGTGGAACATCTATTGGGACGGCAATCCGTATGGCCGGCCCCCGTCGCAACGCACGGCATGGATGAAGGACGCGCCCCTTCCGACGTTCGCTCCCGACCAGGACATCCTGCTGTACATCGGGTGCGCTGGGAACTACGACCGGCGGATCCAGAAAGTGGTGCGGGCGGTCGTGACCGCGCTTCGGGCTGCGGACGTCGCGTTCGGGGTCCTGGGCGACGACGAGCCCTGCTGTGGGGAGGCCGCCCGTAGCGTGGGGCAGGTGGCGTTTGCGGACGCCCTCGCGGCCGAGGGCTCGCGCCTCTTCCGCGAGCGGGGCGTGCGTACGGTCGTCACCATCTCGCCCCACTGCCTCGAACAGTTCGTGCGCCACTACGACATGCCCGAGGGCTTTCGGGCGGTTCACTACACAGCGTACCTGCGGGAACTGCTGGAAGCCGGCCGCCTGAAGCTGGCCGGCGCCGTCGCCGAGCGAGTGACGTTCCAGGATCCGTGCTATCTGGGCCGAGGGCTCGGTGACTATGAGTCGCCGCGACACGTCCTCATGTCTGTGCCGGGGGTCGAGCTCGTGGAGATGGCGCATTCCCGTGAGGACAGCATCTGTTGCGGCGGCGGCGGTGGTCGCATGTGGATGGAGACGCCGGCGAGTCAGCGGTTCGCTGCGCTGCGGGTCCAGGAGGCGGTGGCAGCCGGGGCAGAGGTGCTGGCCACGGCTTGCCCGAACTGCATCTCGTGCATCGAAGACGCGCTGCCGCCGGGCGGCGGCCTCCGCGTGGCCGACGTCGCCGAACTGGTCGCACAGTCGTTGACAGCATCCGAACTCGCCGCGCGGGAGCGTACGACATGA
- a CDS encoding electron transfer flavoprotein subunit beta/FixA family protein, with amino-acid sequence MKVVPMPEEVRVNEETMTLDRANARSFINPPDMNALELALQLRERHGGVVTVLSMGPPFFERYLRLTLCAGADRVVLLSDRAFGGADTLGTSRTLAAGIEKIGGFDLVLCGEESSDGATAQVPPGIAEWLDLPQVTYALSVDIDLPNRRLSARREVKGGHERLLAPLPAVVSVKQGINEPRFIDWSLKPWADSVDRVTVWSAQDLEVPLEEVGTAGSATVVAGVSQSPTRERRRERLTGDPARIARELAERLRPFLFGPERGP; translated from the coding sequence ATGAAGGTCGTGCCGATGCCCGAAGAGGTGCGGGTGAATGAGGAGACCATGACCCTCGACCGGGCGAACGCGCGCTCGTTCATCAACCCGCCGGACATGAACGCGCTCGAACTCGCGCTCCAGCTCCGAGAGCGGCACGGGGGCGTCGTGACCGTGCTGTCGATGGGGCCGCCCTTCTTCGAGCGCTACCTCAGGCTGACCCTGTGCGCGGGCGCCGACCGAGTCGTGCTCTTGAGCGACCGGGCGTTCGGCGGCGCCGACACCCTCGGCACGTCGCGAACGCTGGCCGCCGGCATCGAGAAGATCGGCGGCTTCGACCTGGTGCTCTGCGGAGAGGAATCGTCTGACGGCGCGACGGCGCAGGTTCCTCCCGGCATCGCTGAGTGGCTCGACCTGCCGCAAGTCACATATGCCCTCTCGGTGGACATCGACCTGCCCAACCGGCGGCTCTCCGCGCGACGCGAGGTCAAAGGGGGCCATGAGCGTCTTCTGGCTCCATTGCCGGCCGTGGTGTCGGTCAAGCAGGGCATCAACGAGCCCCGGTTCATCGACTGGTCGCTGAAACCATGGGCTGATAGCGTAGACCGCGTCACCGTCTGGTCGGCGCAGGACCTGGAAGTGCCTCTGGAGGAGGTCGGGACGGCGGGTTCCGCCACCGTCGTCGCGGGGGTCTCGCAGTCGCCCACTCGTGAACGCCGCCGCGAACGGCTTACCGGGGACCCGGCGCGGATCGCTCGCGAGCTCGCCGAGCGCCTCCGCCCGTTCCTATTCGGTCCGGAGAGAGGTCCCTGA
- a CDS encoding 4Fe-4S dicluster domain-containing protein produces the protein MPFGWARVTADRCSLCGLCAARCPTGALRYEERGHETALLFEAAECAGSDLCVAACPERALEIVRQLGGLAPEVTPVLLKSAALRRCRRCGRGYAPEAMVSRILSSLGQRAFVSNLDYCPDCRMTAAV, from the coding sequence TTGCCGTTCGGCTGGGCGCGCGTGACGGCGGACCGCTGTTCGCTGTGCGGGCTCTGCGCCGCCCGGTGTCCCACGGGCGCGCTGCGCTACGAAGAACGGGGGCACGAGACGGCCCTGCTGTTTGAGGCGGCCGAGTGCGCGGGCTCCGACCTGTGCGTCGCCGCCTGCCCGGAGCGCGCGCTCGAAATTGTGCGTCAGCTCGGAGGGCTCGCACCGGAGGTCACGCCGGTCCTCCTGAAATCGGCCGCGCTGCGGCGTTGCCGACGATGCGGACGCGGCTACGCTCCGGAGGCTATGGTGTCACGCATTCTCTCGAGCCTGGGGCAGCGAGCTTTCGTTTCGAACCTCGACTACTGCCCGGATTGCAGGATGACCGCGGCGGTGTGA
- a CDS encoding electron transfer flavoprotein subunit alpha/FixB family protein, whose translation MSSGAYGRDEANGLWVYLEERQGRLEGVSLELLGKGRELADLLGVPLTALLVGYALGDLPNEAVAAGADVVLVADHPALQAYTTEPFTRVVASVVNERRPEALLLGATPNGRDLAGRLAVRLRTGLTADCTGLSVDPERRLLLGEVVGFGGGIVATIVCPERRPQMATVRPGIFPRPERRRGRRGEIVPVPVRLDPRDTRVRVLERSVGEEVDLTRATAIVAVGRGMRGELALAERLASLLGAEIGGTRVAADLGWIERSRQIGQTGVVTRPRLAVCCGVSGAIHFMVGVEAADCIVAINTDPDAAIFEQADYAVVEDAFAVLPHLIEALSETKVRATP comes from the coding sequence ATGAGTAGCGGAGCATACGGGCGCGATGAAGCCAACGGACTCTGGGTCTATCTGGAAGAGCGGCAGGGTCGGCTCGAGGGGGTGTCGCTGGAGCTCCTCGGCAAGGGCCGCGAGCTGGCCGACCTGCTGGGCGTGCCCCTCACTGCCCTGCTGGTGGGGTACGCCCTGGGGGACCTTCCGAACGAGGCCGTCGCCGCCGGCGCCGATGTCGTGCTGGTCGCCGACCACCCCGCCCTGCAGGCCTACACCACCGAGCCGTTCACCCGTGTCGTCGCCTCCGTGGTGAACGAGCGCCGGCCGGAGGCGCTGCTCCTGGGCGCAACCCCTAACGGACGGGACCTGGCCGGTCGCTTGGCCGTCCGGCTGCGGACCGGACTAACCGCCGACTGCACGGGGCTCTCCGTCGACCCCGAGCGCCGGCTGCTGCTCGGGGAGGTGGTCGGCTTCGGAGGTGGCATCGTCGCCACCATCGTCTGCCCGGAACGCCGTCCTCAAATGGCGACAGTCCGGCCGGGCATCTTCCCTCGACCCGAACGCAGGCGAGGGCGGCGCGGCGAGATCGTCCCGGTGCCTGTGCGCCTCGACCCCCGCGACACCAGAGTCCGGGTCCTCGAGCGATCAGTGGGGGAAGAGGTGGATCTTACGCGGGCAACCGCCATCGTGGCCGTGGGCCGGGGCATGCGCGGCGAACTCGCCTTGGCGGAACGGCTGGCGTCGTTGCTGGGCGCCGAGATCGGCGGCACCCGCGTAGCCGCCGACCTCGGCTGGATCGAACGCTCCCGCCAGATCGGCCAGACTGGAGTAGTGACGCGACCACGCCTGGCCGTCTGTTGCGGCGTGAGCGGCGCAATTCACTTCATGGTCGGAGTCGAAGCGGCGGACTGCATCGTCGCCATCAACACGGACCCCGACGCCGCCATTTTCGAGCAGGCCGACTATGCCGTCGTGGAGGACGCCTTCGCTGTTCTGCCGCACCTCATCGAGGCGCTGAGTGAGACGAAGGTACGGGCGACGCCATGA